ACTACCTCTCCTACTTCCTCTAACGATTCAACATCATTCTCTGTAGCATTAGCAGTCAAATCACCGTCAACCATCACAGCCCGACCATCTTTAGCTGTAACAGTAATACTATCTCCATTTTGGTAAAAGTTGTAATTCTTACTCTCATAACTGCGTGAACCATCAGAATGCTGATCACCAAAAAGACGCAGCATGGAATCTACACCCTTGGCAAGAGCCTTGCCTTTAATATCCATCACACTGTTAGTAACTTTTTCGAGATTCTGCTTCACAGTATGATTAGCTGCTGAGTGGATATCACCAACAGCTTGAGTTATCTGTTTATGGACTGTATTAATTTCCTCTGAAACCTTATTGTGAATAGCACCCATAGCAGATTGATGACGCTCCATGCCATGCTGAATCTCATCAGTGACTAACTGCTTGACTTCACCAATACCATCGTTAACTACACCCAACTGTGATTCAAATTCATTTTTAACAGCTGCAACTTGTGACCTCATCTCAGTTTTAAGAGACTCCATCTGTTGATTCATCTGCTCTTTTAAAGTGACAATTTGAGCCTCTAATTGGGTTTTGACTTTATCAACTTTGGGAGTGAGGGCAGTTTTTACCTGTTCATAGAGATTTTTGGCAGTGTTCTTAGCCTTAGTCTCAATCGAGTTTATCCAATCATGCAAGGTTGCATTCTTGACCGCAGGGTTATTTTGATTATTTATAGCTTCCAGTCCCTTCTGCAATTGCTCAATAGTTTTTTGTTGAGCATCAAAAGCTTGTTTAAGACTAATCAAGTCTGTCGATAATTTTTGAGTAACTTCAACGCTTGATTGCTTTTGAGTAGCAAAACTATCAATCAAACTTTGCTGGTTTTGAACCTTTTGCTGTAAAGCCTCTACCTGCTTTTGTAAATCCTCAATGCTCGAAGATTGTTGTACTGATTTGGCTGGTTGTTGAGACTGGGATTGATTCTGGCTAATCTGGCTACTTAAACCCAGTTTATCACTTAAAACCTCTCCATCCTTAACATGATAGACCTTATCCTTACCAATCATGATGCGGACAGAACCTTTCAAGTTTTGCGGGTCATTGATAGCCGTCTTGATTTTATCTACCAGTTCTGGAGTCATCAAATTTACGGACACTTCGCCATCAGGATGCCCTTTATACTTGGGTTGGTTGCCAACGTAAATTGATAAGTCTTTAGTAGTGTCTAACTCTTGAAATTTTCCTTTTTCTAGCAGCTTATGCAGAATGTCATTGAGGATTTCTAAATAATCATGTTGCACTTGTTTCGCCTCAGATTTTATTTCATCCATGATTTGTAACTCCTACTAAGGAACTAATGAGAGTCGATGGACTGACTAAGACATCTGGTAAAACTACACCTCTTAAACGATTGAGAATTACATCTCCTTCAATTTGGATATAAGCCCATTGGTCATCAATTAGAACTGAAATTGACTTTGTGTTATCAGGTAAGTTGGTCACTTTATAATCTTTTAGCTCTCCATTTACTATGAAAATATGAGGGCTTTCTGCATCGCCATAGTAAATTTCAATGAATTCTGGGACATGATTTTCAGGGAACGGTGGTTCATCCCAAAACTCTGCTGCATTGAAGATATCAGTTCGATAAGTGTTAACTAACGAGGCAATATCAAGCGGCAGTTTGCCTAACAATCGCAATTCGTATTCAGATAAATTAGTCACGTTGCTTTGCTCCAAATTCAAGAATTCAAAAATAAATAATTTTAGGAATTTGTAACCCTTCCATCTGAGGGAAAAATTTATCGAAGAAGGCAGTTCTTGCTCCCGAATTTCTCACTCATAGGGTGGGGAGTGTGGGAAGCAGTTTGCGCTCAGGGTAAGCCCCCATTCTCAATTCCTCCTCATTCTCCCCACATCCCCGACACTCCGCGAACTGCGGCCTTTCTGCGGTCATAAATTACCTCCTAAAGATTTTTCAATCTGTTATTCGCCTCTGCCTTTTTATCAACTAAAGGCAATAACATCTCTGCCTCTAAATGCCGGATTTCTAACTCTTCCCCAGATGGTTCACGCAGAGTAGATTGTGAGATAAACTGTTGCTGGAGTCCATACCACTTTTCAATACTTTTCGCCTCCAAGTTAATATCAGATTTTGGAATACGAATTTGCTCTAATAGCGGAATACTTACATCTCTACCAGAGCGAAACCCAGGACTAACAATTACGGCTCTGCCTTCCGGTAAGGTATTAAATTGGTTAACCTCAAATAAATTGCGGGTACTGTTTTGCTCAGAAATTGAGGTACTTGCACCACCTTTACCACCGGAACTGCGTGAACGTTCTCTGTGCTTGATTTGCTCGTCACCTAAGAAGTTACTAAAACGTTCCGCCGCCACATCATCTTGGGGATTAAAGAAAGCTTTTGTAGCGCAACCGCCAAATATAGCATTGGTGGTTTCTTTGGAATAAGCCTTCTCAAGCTGTGATAAGTTTTGCAATCCCAGTAAACAAATCAAGCCATCTTCACGATTTTGATTGAGCCAATCAACTAAGGCTGGTAGATACAAAGTTGGTAATTCATCCAGTGCTAAAACTAATGGTTCTGTGCGTTTACCAGCCAAATTACGAGAACATAAAAGGTGCAAGATAGAAACTAACAAAGGAGCAATTACATCTCGTTTCTCCTTGTCCATGCCGAAAACCACCATTTTCCGCCCCTTCAAATCTAAGGGGATATTTGTTTGACCACAGAAGCCAGAAAGGGTGGATGGGGTCATAAAGCGAGTAAATAATCCGCTTGTTGTACCGACAATACTAGCGGCGGTTTCTGGAGAACCCGCTACAGATAAGAATTGGTCAAAGGCAACTTTTACCCAAGGATTTAAAGAAGCTTGTTGAATGCGGTCAATTAATTTAGGCAAACTGAGAATGGCATGGCACATCATAATGTCAGGAAAACAAGTACCCCGCGCCAGCATGAAGATTGCTTGTGCCAGCTGATCCCCTGCATTAGCAAAAAATCCACTATCTAAAGCATCACCACTTGTCAGCTTAAAATTACGATTGAGGACGATCGCTAACTGACGCGCCATCTCTGCATCAGTTTCACTCCGTAGAAAATCTAAGGGATTAGCTACGCAGGATTCAGGAAAACCAGGGGAGAGGATAGAAACCTCATACCCACGCATGGCGGCGTATCCTGCTAGTTTGGGTGCTTGCCCTTTAGCGTCAGCTGTAGCCGATTCTTGGTGAGCATACTTAAAATCGTAAAGGATAATTGGTAGTCCCTGGTCGATAGCAGAACGCACCAGAGGGTTAATCATGGAGAAGGTTTTACCAGAACCAGCCCCGCCACAAACTAAAATTCCACGTTGTACATCTGGCAGATAGAGTCTGCTTTTATCTTCTGGAATATTGATAATGCGTTTATTGTCAACAACCTGAAAAGTAGTACCTTTAGGTGTACCAATGTATAAAGCTACCCTGTTATGTTTGCGTTCAATCAGTTGTTTGCAGGCCAGCTTACGAGCTGCTGTTTTCTCCCTACCTCCTGCCCATCGCGCCCGTGCTAGTTTGTTTGTTGCCCCTCGCCCCTCCATTGCTTTCGCTAACATTAACGCCCCCACACTTACAAGTAATCCCAAACCCATTGGGGAGAAAAAGGCATCCTTAAAATTCTCAGGAACAAGGTTATAAGCTGGGGGGGCAGGGGTCGCTGGGGAGTAAAGAGAAATATTTTTCAATGAATCTTTCTCCCCCTGCTGCACACCTCCCCCTGCTCTCTTTACTTGTTGGGTAGTTTTGGATATTTCAGCCATTTTCACCCCCTCCCTAGAATGACTAAATCATTCTCTTGAGTGGGAATCCAAGGTACAGGGCCAATAAAGTAGGGAGTGCAAGATTTACCACCCCAGAGAAAGCTAATGCAAAAACGAAAAAATAGCCCAAAGTTGGCTGTACC
This Nostoc edaphicum CCNP1411 DNA region includes the following protein-coding sequences:
- a CDS encoding type IV secretory system conjugative DNA transfer family protein, translating into MAEISKTTQQVKRAGGGVQQGEKDSLKNISLYSPATPAPPAYNLVPENFKDAFFSPMGLGLLVSVGALMLAKAMEGRGATNKLARARWAGGREKTAARKLACKQLIERKHNRVALYIGTPKGTTFQVVDNKRIINIPEDKSRLYLPDVQRGILVCGGAGSGKTFSMINPLVRSAIDQGLPIILYDFKYAHQESATADAKGQAPKLAGYAAMRGYEVSILSPGFPESCVANPLDFLRSETDAEMARQLAIVLNRNFKLTSGDALDSGFFANAGDQLAQAIFMLARGTCFPDIMMCHAILSLPKLIDRIQQASLNPWVKVAFDQFLSVAGSPETAASIVGTTSGLFTRFMTPSTLSGFCGQTNIPLDLKGRKMVVFGMDKEKRDVIAPLLVSILHLLCSRNLAGKRTEPLVLALDELPTLYLPALVDWLNQNREDGLICLLGLQNLSQLEKAYSKETTNAIFGGCATKAFFNPQDDVAAERFSNFLGDEQIKHRERSRSSGGKGGASTSISEQNSTRNLFEVNQFNTLPEGRAVIVSPGFRSGRDVSIPLLEQIRIPKSDINLEAKSIEKWYGLQQQFISQSTLREPSGEELEIRHLEAEMLLPLVDKKAEANNRLKNL